GTGAACTGGACTATGACTGCCAcagatgattctttttttttttttaatcattgttcaagtacagttttctcccttttactcccattccagcccacccacccatccctccccacttccctcccattaccaccctccccctagtttttgtccatgtgtcctttaaatttgttcccatgaacccttcccattgtcccctgaaaatccctcttctctcccctctggtcactgtcagcctgtcctctatttcagtgtctttgactatattttgcttgtttttttgttttgttgtttaggttcctattaaaggtgagatcatatggtatttgtctttcactgcctggcttatttcacttagcataatgctttccagctccatccatgctgtcgtaaagggtaggagctccttctttctttctgctgcatagaattccattgtgtaaatgtaccatagttttttgatccattcatttactgatgggcatctaggttgcttccagcacttagctattgtaaattgtactgctatgaacactggggtgcaaaggttcttttctattggcgttttagtgttcttaggatatagtcccagcagtggaattgctgggtcaaaaggcaaatccatttttagttttctgaggaagttccatactgctttccatagtggtcgtactagtctgcaatcccaccaacagtgcactagggtccccttttctccacaacctctccaacacttgttgtttgttgctttgtttatgatggccattctgactggcgtgaagtggtatctcattgtggttttaatttgcatatctctgatagctagtgatattgaacatcatttcatgttgtctttggatcctctgtatgtcctccttggagaagtgtctgttcaagtcatttgcccattttttaattgggttgctagtcttcttagagtgtagttgtgtaagttctttatatattttggagattaaacccttgtctgaggtatcattggcaaatatacaTTGgcatttcccatacagttggttctctttttattttgatactgttttctttagctgtgcagaaactttttattttgattcttaCAAACATTTATACATCCAAGATTTGGAGTTTGAggcttatttgtatatttatttgtttttgctgatGTCTGCGGAAGGGAGGAGTGAGAAAGCaacaaacagtttaaaaaaaaaaaaaccatgaggGCAATGAAAAACCATGTACTttccatggatttttaaaatttatgttagtTCATATATACTTTTGCAAACTGATGAAAATATTGGTCTTTGTAGAGATTTGGTGACTTCGACAGCAATTGTTGTTTAGCAATAGCAATACTCCAtaggttctctccctctttctctgtctccactTTAGTGTGAATGACATTGTGGTTCTTGGACCAGAACAGTTCTATGCCACCAGAGACCACTATTTCACCAACTTCTTGTCACTGTTAGAGATGATCATGGACCTTCACTGGACTTACGTTCTTTTCTATAGTCCAAAAGAGGTCAAAATAGTGGCCAAAGGATTTAATTTTGCCAATGGGATCACAATCTCACCAGACAAAAAGTAAGTAAgctcttttttatgatttttctacCCTTGGGCCTTGACACTTTAGTGGACTCCTTCCCCTAAGAGGTGGGTTACTTCCGTAGCTTAAGTAGTCAATACATGTGTGGAGGGATCAGCAGTAGCCAGGGTTTTTACTAACTGTCTGATCTGAAGCAAACCATTTGCCTTCTTGCACCTTAGGCTCCCCTGCCAATGAAATGCGGAATTTGGACTCCAGGATATAAAGTCCTTGTTTCAATTTTTCTTATGCAACTCTAGAAATACACTTAATCTAACAcaccaaaaaggaaagaaaagccaccACACTTCTGCCTCTTATGAGACTGGAAGGCCTTAAACTGCTCATAACTAAGTTCAGTCCCTCAAAAGTTCTCATTAGAAAGAGGGGCCCAATTTAGACTGGGCATGGCAATTGTATAAATTTCAGACTTACTGATACTCTGCAGCAGTTTTCtatgagaaaatactttttatgaaGGAAGCATGCTGTTTTATGGAAAattcttttaaagtgttttaaaatggaaggttgtttttttttaaagagcagtaccataaatacataaatttgagACCACGACTAGAGATGATCCCTGTGGAAAACAACTCTAAGTGTTCTTCCTCCTTTTAGAAATGATTGTGATTGAGCTTCATGGTCATCTGGTTGTTTTTGCCAAGGACTAGTTTTTGGACATAGAGACTCTTTTTGTCTTATAAGAGGTCCACTTACTTCCATTCAATTTAAAGGCATTCAATTTAAAGAGTCCCAGATAATGAGACTGAACTTGTATGTCATCTAGAAACACCAATTTCATTACTTTATAGTGACATCACATGTTCAGAGCATGTTTAAAGCACTTCAAGAATATTAAATATACCACTCCATTACActccattatctttttttttttggctatgaTTTAGAAAGCGAGTATAGTGGTGTCTTGAgctattgttaatttttatacatgttaTCCCAAATAAAATTTAgtgttatcttttaaaatgactATAGTACTAATAATACTTTAATAATGCTAATACCACTGAAATGTAAATGTGATTTACTTCAAAGGTATGTCTATGTAGCTGATGTAATGGATAAGAATATCCATGTAATGCAAATACATGGTAACTGGGATTTAACTCAACTGAAGGTAAAAGTGCCCTGGTTTGCCCACACAATGTGGCCTCTTGTACTAGCTCCCATGCTTGATCTAGGAATGTGCTCCTTGAATGaaggaaacaatttaaaaaaatgatggtgAAGGTGTGCATGCATTTCTAAAATTCAGTAAATCCCTTATTAATACTAATTTTAGAGCCAGAAGGAGCTGGTGCGAGGGAGGAGGGGTAAGGAAGAAAGTCAAAACAACATCCTCACTACTTCCTCTCTGTTGGAAGGTAATACAGTTGGACACCTTGGTGGATAACTTAGCTGTCGATCCTGACACAGGAGATATTTGGGCAGGATGCCATCCTAATGCCATGAAGCTGTTTCTCTATAACCATGATGATCCGCCAGGGTCAGAAGTAAGTTCCTATACTTCTCTGAGCTCACGGGCAAGGCTCTAAGACGAACATCTGTTGAGATGACTTGGGAGTATCGAGTGGGTCACACATGATGTTccagaaatgaacaaatgaacatatGGAACAAGGAAAGATTTTGCCAGGACGAGGAGATATGGCCCATTAACCCTTCCAGGTTACGGGATACTGATTTAACATCAGTGCTACACAGTGTGCCCCATCCTAGCCGGGGCTATACTTTCCACTGGGAATAGGGGGAAAATATGAGCTTGATTATTCATGTTGACCAAGGCTGCTATTCCTATTTCCAGTCAGGATGGAGGCTCAGAGCAGGCCCTGAGGAGACTGATACACAGAACCACTTTCTTTCACAAGACCAAACATGAAGCTCAGATGAAAGGGTTTAAATGGCTGTAGtctcaaaacaaaattaactttttgCCACCAGGTTCTAATATATATGGTAGTGTTAAAGAGTGTCTTtaacacttattttaaagatattatttgtgttatttaatGGCTCTTCTAAAACAATAGCATAGGCCTTTGAATTTTAGATGGCATTAAAAACAACAGCTTAATGCATTGCATTTTCCATAGCATTAagcttaagaataaaaaatatcaagtgaatttaaatatagatataaattcTTTGCAGATATACTCTGAGATATTTAGTCACAAAATGTGTTGAGCATATATACCAGACTTGTTTCAATGCTTAGGATATAtcagcaaacaaaatatacaaagatccTTGTTCTTAGGGAGGGGggcaaacaataaataataagcataagAAACAGTAAATTATATAATAAGTTTGAAGGTGGTAAGTTCTATGGGGAGAAAGTATAATAAACAGGATTGGAGTAGTGTGAACAGGGGGACAGACAGGGCCTATGATGAAATAGAGATCAGGGTAGGCAGTAAGGTTTGAAGAGAGATACAACTTTTGAATCCAGGTTTGGGCGGTAGGGAAACAGATTCAAACCCTAGGCTCGTAACTGACCCATGGATGCACTAGAACACTCAATTATTTCTGCTTCTAATGTGAGGGGGGATCCCAAAATACTGggtttatttattaagtattatgtatttactcttacatgtttacacttctgtcaccttcaaagtgctctccatttgatgcagtacccctactgagatgttttttccactgctcgaaacagtttttgaacttgttgattttgatgccttttagtgcttgcatctcttccacattggcaaaacatttcccttcaaggactttttttcatccggggaaacaaaaaaaaaaaagtagcttagggagagatcaggtgaataggaagAATGGGGCATGGGGGGGTCATgacgtttttggtcaaaaactgctaaacactcagcacAGGTGCTCCTGTAAATCatccattatgaaatgggcaaatgagttgaaagagtcttcaaaaaaaattcacaaagctgaacacagcctctcacaacaacaccagctggtacactgatacggatgagttcctagagcactcacttagcccttcagaagataatttcagtcttttggggtcccccctcttgtattgcttttcttcagttctttaaaattgtttctcttATTAACATACTAGTCTCAtcttctttaacaaaaaaaagcaagaaatgtaaaaagaaacaaaagtccaGCCTGAACCTAAAGCCTGAAGAATCATTACCCTAAACTAGCAAGCTACCTTTGCCTCAGATGTGCGCCCCCCAAAACTGATAACTATTCTACAAACACCCAACAAAAatgtctgctttaagaaaattaaaatacaacctatacaataatttgaaaattgtTTAGGATCTTTTTCATGTCTATGTTTTCAAGTTGAACCATTAGTTTATTTTAGGTAAGACTTCTTTCTTCACAATCACTGACACCCTTTCTTTTTGGTTGAAGCTAATATTTTCTACATCATTTCCAGGCTTGAGTATTTTCCTGTAACAAACCTGAGATGCAGTTGTAGGATTTCtcttaagattaaaaaaaaagaacctcaacTAAACTATTCTAATAAGAGATATCCATATAGACTCAATGACTTGTGAATTTTGAAGTGGTTTTCTTTAATCCCTATCATGTCCAATTTGAATGAACTTCATCCAGCCTCTTTGGAAACttgaacacttttatttttactgattagCAACCTAACGTATGTTAATCCTGGGGATTCATAACAGTCTGAGGTAGGGATGAGTCAGATTGAATTCCAAAGCTGCATTCTTTACGCTTCCTAGCCACTTCTGGGATGTGAGGGGGCTCCAGCCAGGATGACTCCCATCCTACTGGTTACCAGGTGGGGTTGGCTTAGTAACCAGATGTccctttttcatttctccctgtgcctctgaTGAGAATATGTCTAATGTCAGAAAACTAGTCCACTAGACTGCATAGATATCATTAGGACATTAACACTTTCTTCAGAAGAAGCAAAATATGGTTGAAGAGACACAAATTTTAGCTCATTGATTTCTGAGAAGTATATCAGTCCTAGAGTATTGGGAAGGAAAACATCACTGATGGCTGTTTGCTCATACAGTGTActaataaattatctttttttggCAGGTTCTCCGCATCCAGAATGTTCTGTCTGAGAAGCCCAGTATAAGCACCGAGTATGCCAATAACGGCTCTGTTCTCCAGGGCAGCACTGTAGCTTCCATGTACAAAAGGACACTTCTCATAGGCACCATATATCACAGAGCTCTGCGCTGTGTGCTCTAGACTCTGGATGATCCCAAAAGGCTACGTGTTTGGTTAAAGTAAACCCCTCATTCTGTAAAAAGTAGAACTGCAAGTAAACGGCAAATGCCGACAAAAGCGTGCCTGGCTTTTCTTATGGGTAGAAGTTAAGAAGCAGAAAGGTTACCTAGTCTTCAGCAAACTGAAAGTCAAGATAGTGACAGTTCAACAATAAGCCAAATCTCTCAACTCGTTTTGTCTAGTCCCCCTGGTGTTCTTTCCACAGGAAGGTGTGGTGAGTGACGTGGCCAAGTCCCCTAGGACTCCTCGGCAGCTGTGGCAAAACCACCCCCTAGAACTGTCATGTTATGAGCCACCCGCCATCCAGACTGGGAGAAAAGCTGATATTCAAATATTTACAAcccccttcttttccttcaatTGTGCTAGGCACAAACTGCCAATCAAATGCCCAACGTGTGGATAAAAGCAAGATTTGGCATCACAGGACTCCCCAAAGACCTCCTCAAACTTGCATTCTCCCCCCAGTGCAGACATAGGAACCAGGGGCTGGAAAGTCTGACTGAGAGAGGCCTCACTTAGGGCAAGCAGGGCTGACCTCCTCCTTTGTAACCAGCCTTCATTTGTGCAATGGTTGCCCCGTATCCGTGATTTCACTTTCCATGCTTTAAGTTACCTGTGGTCATTCACAGTCCAAAAACATTACAtgaaaatttccagaaataaacaaaagttttaaattgcatgacATTCCGAGTAGCAGGATGAAATCTTGGGCCATCCATTCCCTGCTGCCCTGGATGTGAGTCTCCCTTTGTCCAGCGTCTCCGCACTGTACATGCTCCCTGCCTGCTAATCGCTCAGTGACCTCTGGCTTATCACCTCCACTGTCACGTGGTATCATAGTGCTGGTGTTgcagtaacccttattttacctAACAGTGGCCCCAGAGCTCTTCAcctaacttttattacagtatacttttaaagattgttctattttattattcaatattgttagtctcttactgtgcctaatttataaattaaactttataataCAGTGGttggaaaaagtaggtttacggtcgTAATGCACATAgattatacaataattaataaataatgcaagaataaactgttttgcatactgacaagtgtaaacctacttctaCTTACACTAAGTTTGTATGTGTAGgacaaaatacagtatgtacTGGGTTCCATACTCTCCACAGTTCCAGGTGTCCACGGGGGTTTTGGAACA
This sequence is a window from Phyllostomus discolor isolate MPI-MPIP mPhyDis1 chromosome 10, mPhyDis1.pri.v3, whole genome shotgun sequence. Protein-coding genes within it:
- the PON3 gene encoding serum paraoxonase/lactonase 3, producing the protein MGKLMVLTLLGAGLALIGERVWMLRQKLNAFREVEPVDPHNCHLIEGIENGSEDIDILPSGLAFISSGLKYPGMPCFAPDEPGQIFMMDLNEQNPRVQALTISDGFDKASFNPHGISTFIDKDHTVYLYVVNHPHMESTVEIFKFEEQQHSLVHLKTIEHELLKSVNDIVVLGPEQFYATRDHYFTNFLSLLEMIMDLHWTYVLFYSPKEVKIVAKGFNFANGITISPDKKYVYVADVMDKNIHVMQIHGNWDLTQLKVIQLDTLVDNLAVDPDTGDIWAGCHPNAMKLFLYNHDDPPGSEVLRIQNVLSEKPSISTEYANNGSVLQGSTVASMYKRTLLIGTIYHRALRCVL